A window from Falco naumanni isolate bFalNau1 chromosome 3, bFalNau1.pat, whole genome shotgun sequence encodes these proteins:
- the ZBTB14 gene encoding zinc finger and BTB domain-containing protein 14 has translation MEFFISMSETIKYNDDDHKTVFLKTLNEQRLEGEFCDIAIVVEDVKFRAHRCVLAACSTYFKKLFKKLEVDSSSVIEIDFLRSDIFEEVLNYMYTAKISVKKEDVNLMMSSGQILGIRFLDKLCSQKRDVSSPEENTQSKSKYCLKINRPMGEPNDTQDDEVEEIGDHDDSPSDVTVEGTPPSQEDGKSPTTTLRVQEAILKELGSEEVRKVNCYGQEVEPMETTESKDLGSQTPQALTFNDGISEVKDEQTPGWTTAAGDMKFEYLLYGHREHIVCQACGKTFSDEARLRKHEKLHTADRPFVCEMCTKGFTTQAHLKEHLKIHTGYKPYSCEVCGKSFIRAPDLKKHERVHSNERPFACHMCDKAFKHKSHLKDHERRHRGEKPFVCSSCTKAFAKASDLKRHENNMHSERKQVTTANSIQSETEQLQAAAMAAEAEQQLETIACS, from the exons ATG GAGTTTTTCATCAGTATGTCTGAAACCATTAAATATAATGATGACGATCACAAAACCgtgtttctgaaaacattaaacGAACAACGATTGGAAGGAGAATTTTGTGACATAGCTATCGTGGTTGAAGATGTTAAATTCAGAGCACATAGGTGTGTGCTTGCTGCCTGCAGTACCTACTtcaaaaaacttttcaaaaaactGGAAGTTGATAGTTCATCAGTAATAGAAATAGATTTTCTTCGTTCTGATATTTTTGAGGAAGTTCTCAATTACATGTATACTGCAAAGATTTCTGTTAAGAAAGAGGATGTAAATTTGATGATGTCTTCTGGCCAGATTCTTGGTATTCGATTTCTAGATAAACTCTGCTCTCAAAAACGTGATGTATCCAGTcctgaagaaaacacacagtCCAAGAGCAAGTACTGTCTAAAAATAAACCGTCCTATGGGGGAACCTAATGATACTCAAGATGATGAGGTGGAAGAAATTGGAGATCATGATGACAGTCCATCAGATGTGACAGTGGAAGGAACTCCACCAAGTCAGGAAGATGGAAAATCACCTACCACTACCCTGAGAGTGCAAGAGGCAATTCTGAAGGAGTTGGGAAGTGAAGAGGTTCGAAAAGTAAACTGCTATGGCCAAGAAGTGGAGCCTATGGAAACAACCGAATCAAAAGACTTAGGATCTCAGACCCCTCAGGCTTTGACATTTAATGATGGCATAAGTGAAGTGAAAGACGAACAGACACCAGGCTGGaccacagcagctggggatATGAAGTTTGAGTATTTGCTTTATGGTCACAGGGAACACATTGTATGTCAGGCTTGTGGTAAGACCTTTTCTGATGAAGCGCGATTGAGAAAGCATGAAAAGCTACACACTGCTGATAGACCATTTGTTTGTGAAATGTGTACAAAGGGCTTTACAACGCAAGCTCATTTGAAAGAGCACCTGAAAATACATACAGGTTACAAGCCTTACAGTTGTGAGGTATGTGGAAAGTCTTTTATTCGTGCACCGGATctaaaaaagcatgaaagagTTCACAGTAATGAGAGGCCGTTTGCATGCCATATGTGTGATAAAGCTTTCAAGCACAAGTCCCACCTCAAAGACCATGAAAGAAGACACCGAGGAGAGAAACCTTTTGTCTGCAGTTCCTGCACTAAAGCATTTGCTAAGGCATCTGATCTAAAAAGGCATGAGAACAATATgcacagtgaaagaaaacaagttactACAGCCAATTCCATCCAGAGTGAAACAGAACAGTTACAGGCAGCAGCTATGGCTGCTGAAGCAGAGCAGCAATTAGAAACTATAGCTTGTAGTTAA